In Ignavibacteriota bacterium, the genomic window CGCGCGAATCGCTGCGCGCGGGACTCATGCTCGGCGTGATGCTCGGCGGCGGTTTCGCGCTGCAGACAGTGGGCCTTGTCGAAACCACCGCATCGAAGGCAGGTTTCCTCACGGGCACACTCGTGGTGTTCACGCCGCTGCTGCAAATGGCCGTCGAACGGCGCATGCCCACATGGGGCAATCTCGCCGGCGTCGTGATCGTCGCGGTCGGACTCTACATCTTCACCTCGCCCGACGGCGCCACATTCAACACCGGCGACGCGCTGATACTCGGCTGCGCGGTGGTTTTCGCCTTCCATGTCGTGTATCTCGACGTGTTCACCAGCGCGGGATTCCGACGCGAGATCGTGTTTTACCAGTTCGCCGTGACCAGCGTCATCGGCTTCGTGGCCTATCCCTTCGTGTCGCAGCGAGCAACGGTGTTCACCGGTCCGGTTGTCCTGTCGATCGTGTATCTCGCCGTGTTCGCGTCAGCGATTGCGATCTTTGTCCTTTCCAAATACCAGCGAGAAACGACGCCGACACGCGCGGCGCTGATCTACACGATGGAACCCGTCATGGCCGCGGCCATCGCGGCGCTGTTCATCGGCGAGAGACTCGAGGGCGAAACCGCGCTCGGCGGCGCCATCATGCTTGCGGGACTGCTGACATCCGAATTCTCGACGCTCGCCGGACGGCGGCGTGCAGGGCGCGTGGATTAAACTGTTCCGCTGAGTCCCTCGAAATACACGTCCTTCACACGCATCGGCGGAAGCAGCATCGGGAAATGGGTGTTGCGCGGCTGCACGGGTTGCGCAGGGCCCATCGCTTCGATCGACTTGAAGATGTGCGCTGCCGATTCGCGCATCACCAGATTGCGCACGCCGCGTGTCACCTTGCCGTCCACGATGAGAAACAAGCCGTCCTTCGTCGGTGCCGTCAGGGTGCCGGACGGTGGATCACTGATCATCGCCGATCCGAATCCGTGGATCAGCACGCCGTGTTTGGTGGAGGCGATGATGTCGTCCAGCGTCTGCGTCCCTCCCTCCATGATGAGATTGGTGGGGAAGGGCAGCGGATCGGAGCGCCGCTGCAGTGCGCGGAAACGCGAGAGTGTCGCGTGTTCAACAACACCCGCGCGCACCCAGGAGACGGGTTCGAGACGCTGCCCGTCGAGTGTGAACGGCATGGACGGTACGCGCGGATCCATCGGATCGGATCGGAGAGTCACTTCAGTTGCGAAGAACTCGCTGCCGATCCGCGACGTGCCGTCGAGCTTGCGCAGCATGCTGCGGTTTTCGTCGACGGCCTGCTGATCGAAGGCGCGCAGCACGGGCAGCATTAGATCCGCCAGCGCCTCCGGAAGAAAGATGGCGGTGATGCGCGCCGGTTTGAGTTCCACGGGCTCTTTCCACGCGCGCGCCGTTTCCACGGCCTTCCGCGCGAGGTCGAGCGGATCGATGTCGCGGAGCCGATGCGAGCGGCGTTCGGTGAATGCCGCGCTGCCGCCGTCGGGGGTGTGGACACGCACCTGGCAGAAGGCCTGCGTCCAGGGCTGATACGCGAAGAGTCCCTTGCTCGACGCGATGGCGAGTGACGAACGCGATGAGACGAGTTTCGCGGAGACAAGCGTGCCGCTGTCGCGTCCGAGTGCGCCGAGGGCCGCGATGGACGCTCGCCACGCGGTTCCATCATTACGCGTGAAGGTGTCGGTCATGGGCGCTTCGGCGATATCGAGACTGCCGGGATACGGCAGCACGGCCTGTGCAGGCGGCAGAAGGGCGGCGGCTTCGGCGGCGTCGCGCGCAAGGGCCGCGAGTCCCTCGTCGTCGCTGCGGCCGGTTGCGGCGGTGGCGTAATGATCACCGACACGCACGCTGAGCTGTATGGTCCTGTCGTGCAGCGCCGAGGGCTGCTGCGGATGATTCGCGGCGATTGTGACGCCGGCGCTCTCGATGTCGGAGACGGTCACAAAACTTTCGTCGGCCTTCGACGCGCTCAGCGCGCGCGTGCAGATGTCGCGGGCTTCCTCGCGTGTCATCGTTTCTCCTCCTGCGGCGGCACGACGGCGACCGAGACAAACTTGGCTGCGGGAACGCGCAGCGAGAACGGGACCTCCCACTGCGGATTGACGGTGTTCGGGAAGAGATCGCCACCCGTTTCCAGTGTCGACGCGCCTCCCAGGGCATTCAGGCTGCTCCAGAAACTTTCGAGCGAGGCCTCGTATTCGGCGTCGCGCACCATCCCCGCCTTCTTTCCGTTTTCGATGCGCCAGACGCGCTGGCCCCCCGCATGAAAA contains:
- a CDS encoding DMT family transporter, which translates into the protein MSETPQSHETGVFPRGERYLLAVTLIWGSTFSVTKVALDDIAPLMLQGLRFALAACIVGIYTWRDIRASTRESLRAGLMLGVMLGGGFALQTVGLVETTASKAGFLTGTLVVFTPLLQMAVERRMPTWGNLAGVVIVAVGLYIFTSPDGATFNTGDALILGCAVVFAFHVVYLDVFTSAGFRREIVFYQFAVTSVIGFVAYPFVSQRATVFTGPVVLSIVYLAVFASAIAIFVLSKYQRETTPTRAALIYTMEPVMAAAIAALFIGERLEGETALGGAIMLAGLLTSEFSTLAGRRRAGRVD